CTCGTCTGCACCCGCTGCCGGGGGGTGCCGGTGCGCGACCGGGTCATCGGCTGGAGGTTCGACGGGCGGGAGGTGACGCCCTCCGAGCTGGGGCCGCACGTGGCCGCGGCGATGCGCCGGCTGGAGCGGTCGACGTAGCGTCCGGCGGGGGCGGGTCGGGGGCGCTGGTGCCTGCGTTCCGTGACCAAAGCGTGACCTCTCGGGGGCCTATAGCACGCCGGGACTGCGCTAGGTTCCGAGAGAGTTGCTCATGTGATGCATCCCTGTTCCGTGAGGCGGTGGCCGTGGGCGCTGACGGAGAGAGGAGCCAATGGTGGCGACTACGAGGTGGCGACGTGCCGCGGTCCCAGCGCTCGCAGCAGCGCTCGGGCTGACCCTGACGGGATGTCTGCAGAACCCTGAGGCCGGGTCCGGGGGTGGAGTGGGAGCCGTGGGAGCCGAGCCCGAGGAGGGCGACGGGAGCGTGAGCATCCTGGGCGCCTTCGGTGGGGCCGAGGAGGAGCTGTTCAACGCCTCCCTCGAGGAGTTCGAGCAGGAGTCGGGCATCACCATCGACTACGCGTCCGACCAGGACTTCACCAACACCATCCAGGTCCGGGTCGACGCCGGCGACGCCCCGGACATCGGGCTCTTCCCGCAGCCCGGTGGTGTGCTCGACCTCGCCGAGCGCGGGGAGCTGGTGCCGATCGACGCGATGCTCGACTACGACGAGATCGACCGCACCCTGGTCAACGGCTTCCTGGACTCGGTCCGCTTCGACGGGCGCGTCTACGCCGCCCCGATGCGCATGGCGGTGAAGTCCATCGTCTGGTACCCGAAGGGTCCCTACGAGGAGGGCGGCTGGAACACCGAGCCGGCCAACCTGGAGGAGCTCGAGGAGGTCGCCGACCAGATCCAGACCGACGCCGACACCCCGCCCTGGTGCATCGGGTGGCAGTCCGACCAGGCGACCGGGTGGGTCGGCACCGACTGGGTGGAGGAGTACATGCTCCGCCTGCACGGCCCGGACGTCTACGACGACTGGATCTACCACCGCATCCCGTTCAACGACGAGCGGGTCGTCGAGGCGATCGAGGCCTACGGCGAGCTCGCCAACGAGGAGGGCAACGTCCTCGGCGGCGCCCGGGGCATCCTCAACACCCCGTTCGCCGAGGCGATGAACCCCGCCTTCAACGACGACCCCGGCTGCTACCTCATGCGGCAGGGCAACTTCGCCACCACGTTCTTCCCCGAGGACGTCCAGGAGAACCTCGACGAGGAGGTCGGCATCTTCGTCTTCCCGCCCGCGGCGGACGGCTTCGACGGCCAGCCCATCCTCGGCGGCGGCGACCTCGCAGCGGCGTTCACGTACGACACCGACGTCGCCGCGGTGATGGAGTTCCTGGCGTCCGACGAGTTCGGCGGGCCGTGGGCGGAGGCCGGTGGGTGGCTCAGCCCGCACACCACCTTCGACACGAGCCTCTACCCCGACGAGGTGACCCGGCAGATCGCCGAGTTCGGCTACACCGCGGACGTCTTCCGCTACGACGGTTCCGACGTCATGCCCCGCGAGGTGGGCTCGGGCTCGTTCTGGACCGGGATGGTCGAGTACCAGAGCGGCGAGAAGACCGCGCAGGAGGTCGCTGACGACATCGAGGAAGGCTGGCCCGAGTCGGCCGACGCGAGTGAGGAGGGCGAGGACCAGTGAGCACGACATCATCGACCCCTCCCGTCGGGGAGGAGGTACCCCAGGCACCCTCGGACGAGGGCCCCGGCGGGGCAGGAAACGTCGGACCCTCCGACGCCGGGCTGCAGCCGGCCAAGCTCGTCATCGGCGTCCTCGGCATCGCCGTCTCGGTCTGGCTCATCGGCAACCTGTTCCTCGCGTTCGCGTGGTACCCGCAGTGGTTCTTCGACAGCAAGATCCTCATGGGTGTGCTGGGGCTGGTCGTCGGCGTCGGTGGCGCCGCCGTCCTCTTCTGGTTCCTCAACATGGCGATCGAGGCGCTCCCGCGGCGGCTGGAGCACGGGGTCATGCCCTACGCCTTCCTGCTGCCCGGGTTCTCCCTCATCGGGCTCATGCTGCTGTTCCCCACGGTGCAGACGATCCACTACAGCTTCGCCAACCGGAACTCCACGGCCTACGTCGACCCGATCTGGGCCAACTTCACCAGCCTGTTCCGCAGCGGCGACTTCTGGTCGGCGATGTTCAACAACCTGCTGTGGATCGCCATCGTGCCGGCGGTCACCGTGTCGCTCGGCGTCGTCGTCGCGGTGCTGGCCGACAAGCTGTCGGCGGCCAGCGAGAAGTGGTCGAAGAGCTTCATCTTCATGCCGATGGCCATCAGCTTCGTCGCCGCCTCGGCGATCTGGCTGACGACCGTCTACGGTTACCGTCCTCCGGGTGAGCCGCAGACCGCGGCGCTCAACGCCATCTGGGTCAACTGGTTCGGCCAGGACCCCGCGAGCTGGCTGGACATCGACACCGCCCGTCTCAACAGCCTGCTGCTCATGGTCATCCTCATCTGGCTGCAGACGGGCTTCGCCATGGTGCTGCTCAGCTCGGCGATCAAGGGCGTCCCCGAGGACACCCTGGAGGCGGCCCGGATCGACGGCGCGTCCGAGTGGCAGATCTTCTGGCAGGTCATCATCCCGCAGATCTGGGGCACCATCGTCACCGTCTTCATCACGGTGCTCATCCTGGTGATGAAGGTCTTCGACATCGTCTACGTGCTCACCAACGGGCGCAACAACACCGATGTCATCGCCAACATGTTCTTCCGGGAGATGTTCACCAACCGCGACGCCGGTCGGGCGACGGCCCTCATCGTCGTCCTGCTCGTCGCGATCATCCCCATCCTGATCTACCAGGTCAGGGACTTCCGCAAGCAGGAGGCCATGCGATGAACGCCGGACGGCTCAAGGACGGGCGCCAGCGCAGCCCCGTCTCGATGGTGACGATGTTGCTGCTGTCCCTGCTGTGGACGCTGCCGACCCTGGGTCTGCTCGTGACCAGCTTCCGCAGCCGGGACGACGCGCTCAACAGCGGCTGGTGGTCGGCGTTCTTCAACCCGTTCGGCACCTCGTGGACCTTCGACAACTACACCCAGGTCTTCGAGCAGGCCGACATGGGCAACGCCTTCCTCAACGGGATCGTGGTGGCGGTCCCGGCGACGATCATCCCGATCATGTTCGCCGCCTTCGCCGCCTACGCGTTCACCTTCCTGCAGTTCCGGTTCAAGGAGACGCTGTTCATCATCATC
This genomic window from Serinicoccus chungangensis contains:
- a CDS encoding ABC transporter substrate-binding protein, giving the protein MGAEPEEGDGSVSILGAFGGAEEELFNASLEEFEQESGITIDYASDQDFTNTIQVRVDAGDAPDIGLFPQPGGVLDLAERGELVPIDAMLDYDEIDRTLVNGFLDSVRFDGRVYAAPMRMAVKSIVWYPKGPYEEGGWNTEPANLEELEEVADQIQTDADTPPWCIGWQSDQATGWVGTDWVEEYMLRLHGPDVYDDWIYHRIPFNDERVVEAIEAYGELANEEGNVLGGARGILNTPFAEAMNPAFNDDPGCYLMRQGNFATTFFPEDVQENLDEEVGIFVFPPAADGFDGQPILGGGDLAAAFTYDTDVAAVMEFLASDEFGGPWAEAGGWLSPHTTFDTSLYPDEVTRQIAEFGYTADVFRYDGSDVMPREVGSGSFWTGMVEYQSGEKTAQEVADDIEEGWPESADASEEGEDQ
- a CDS encoding carbohydrate ABC transporter permease — protein: MSTTSSTPPVGEEVPQAPSDEGPGGAGNVGPSDAGLQPAKLVIGVLGIAVSVWLIGNLFLAFAWYPQWFFDSKILMGVLGLVVGVGGAAVLFWFLNMAIEALPRRLEHGVMPYAFLLPGFSLIGLMLLFPTVQTIHYSFANRNSTAYVDPIWANFTSLFRSGDFWSAMFNNLLWIAIVPAVTVSLGVVVAVLADKLSAASEKWSKSFIFMPMAISFVAASAIWLTTVYGYRPPGEPQTAALNAIWVNWFGQDPASWLDIDTARLNSLLLMVILIWLQTGFAMVLLSSAIKGVPEDTLEAARIDGASEWQIFWQVIIPQIWGTIVTVFITVLILVMKVFDIVYVLTNGRNNTDVIANMFFREMFTNRDAGRATALIVVLLVAIIPILIYQVRDFRKQEAMR